A stretch of Vannielia litorea DNA encodes these proteins:
- a CDS encoding SDR family NAD(P)-dependent oxidoreductase, translating to MTTPTALITGASSGIGAEYARQLAGRGYDLILVARRENRLSALAESLPVNARVVQADLTAPDDLERIATLIADEPSLGVLVNNAGTTAIGAYDQLSPEQASTMLHLNVTAVERLARAAFAAFRSAGRGSIINISSAVAMGVYPGTVLYSATKAFVMMLSEGMAAEAEGSNVRVQAVLPAAVESEIYEVAGVDLSQLPPEIVMTASNMVAAALAGLDAGEVLTLPSLEEGMRLDEALAARQRVFDVLQSGTPASRYGLSPAA from the coding sequence ATGACCACACCCACCGCTCTCATCACCGGCGCCTCCTCCGGGATCGGGGCCGAATATGCCCGCCAGCTTGCCGGGCGCGGCTATGACCTGATCCTCGTCGCCCGCCGCGAGAACAGGCTGAGCGCCCTTGCCGAAAGCCTCCCCGTCAACGCGCGGGTGGTGCAGGCCGATCTCACCGCCCCCGACGACCTTGAGCGCATCGCGACCCTCATCGCCGATGAGCCATCACTGGGCGTGCTGGTGAACAACGCCGGCACCACCGCGATCGGAGCCTATGACCAGCTTTCACCGGAACAGGCCAGCACCATGCTGCACCTCAATGTCACCGCCGTCGAGCGCCTGGCACGGGCCGCGTTTGCAGCATTCCGGAGCGCCGGACGAGGCTCGATCATCAACATCAGCTCCGCCGTCGCCATGGGCGTCTACCCCGGCACCGTGCTCTACTCCGCAACCAAGGCCTTCGTGATGATGCTGTCAGAGGGCATGGCCGCAGAGGCCGAGGGAAGCAACGTCCGGGTGCAGGCGGTTCTGCCCGCGGCGGTCGAGAGCGAGATCTACGAGGTCGCGGGGGTCGACCTGTCTCAACTCCCGCCCGAGATCGTCATGACCGCCAGCAACATGGTCGCCGCCGCCCTGGCCGGGCTCGACGCCGGGGAGGTGCTCACACTGCCTTCGCTGGAAGAGGGGATGCGGCTCGATGAGGCGCTCGCGGCCCGCCAGAGGGTCTTCGACGTGCTGCAATCCGGCACCCCGGCCAGCCGCTACGGGCTGAGCCCCGCGGCCTGA
- a CDS encoding YdcH family protein, producing MSQNTPHELAQEFPGREAEISALKQGDAHFARMVDRYHELNRAIHRAETNVEPTDDLHMVELRKERMYLKDQVAAALNVKA from the coding sequence ATGTCGCAGAACACCCCTCATGAACTGGCTCAAGAGTTTCCGGGGCGCGAGGCCGAGATTTCGGCGCTGAAGCAAGGGGATGCGCATTTTGCCCGGATGGTGGACCGCTACCACGAGCTGAACCGCGCCATCCACCGCGCAGAGACCAACGTGGAGCCGACCGACGACCTGCACATGGTCGAGTTGCGCAAGGAGCGGATGTACCTGAAGGACCAGGTGGCCGCCGCGCTGAACGTGAAGGCCTGA
- a CDS encoding MarR family winged helix-turn-helix transcriptional regulator, producing the protein MARTPEPTRDTAADECLSTALRQATRRLGAVYDAAMAPLGVNGTQARLLWKIGALQEEGGAPLKRVAEEMGYQVSALSHALKPLERDGLVQVTQSRADRRVRHLELTGKGRGIVSQITDRWLSANARIDRALGRAEAEALMRLASKVAGPEFARAMARGEEEEEEG; encoded by the coding sequence ATGGCACGCACTCCCGAACCCACGCGCGATACAGCGGCGGATGAATGCCTCTCCACCGCGCTGCGACAGGCGACACGTCGGCTTGGGGCTGTATATGACGCGGCGATGGCGCCGCTTGGGGTGAACGGCACCCAGGCGCGGTTGTTGTGGAAGATCGGCGCGTTGCAGGAGGAGGGCGGCGCTCCGCTGAAGCGGGTCGCGGAGGAAATGGGCTATCAGGTATCGGCCCTGTCGCACGCGCTGAAGCCGCTTGAGCGAGACGGGCTGGTGCAGGTGACGCAAAGCCGCGCGGATCGCCGGGTGCGCCACCTGGAGCTGACCGGCAAGGGCCGCGGCATCGTTTCGCAGATCACCGATCGCTGGCTGTCGGCGAATGCACGTATCGACAGGGCGCTGGGCCGTGCGGAGGCGGAGGCCCTCATGCGGCTGGCCAGCAAGGTGGCCGGGCCGGAATTTGCCCGGGCAATGGCGCGCGGCGAAGAAGAAGAGGAAGAGGGCTGA
- a CDS encoding GNAT family N-acetyltransferase codes for MIGYRLSEESAEDRWEVEALYDTCFAPGREALSSYRLRDGVDRVAGLCLLARDGEGILAAAIRYWPVRVGGHAALLLGPVAVHPTRQGEGLGAWLVTESLERSHGLGWARVMLVGDAPYYARFGFRKLAGVVMPPPTNPERVLGTGDWAGIAGDVEKWDSAP; via the coding sequence GTGATCGGATACAGGCTCAGCGAGGAGAGCGCGGAGGACCGTTGGGAGGTTGAAGCGCTCTACGACACTTGTTTTGCACCGGGCCGCGAGGCGCTCAGTTCCTACCGGCTGCGCGACGGGGTCGACCGGGTGGCGGGCCTGTGCCTGCTGGCGCGGGACGGCGAGGGAATTCTGGCCGCCGCGATCCGCTACTGGCCGGTGCGGGTGGGCGGCCATGCCGCGCTGCTGCTCGGGCCGGTCGCGGTGCACCCGACGCGGCAGGGCGAGGGCCTTGGCGCATGGCTGGTGACCGAGAGCCTGGAGCGGAGCCACGGGCTTGGCTGGGCGCGGGTGATGCTGGTGGGCGACGCGCCCTATTACGCGCGCTTCGGCTTTCGGAAGCTCGCGGGCGTGGTCATGCCGCCGCCCACCAACCCCGAGCGCGTGCTCGGCACCGGCGACTGGGCGGGCATCGCGGGCGACGTGGAGAAATGGGACAGCGCGCCCTGA
- a CDS encoding polysaccharide lyase family 7 protein, whose protein sequence is MRFGPTPAVVLALCAAAPAATAQDLITNPSFEHGWSGWQDVDPDKDATSISGHARTGEKSAKISKATGRFEQQITLAPGSDYMLRAAVKGPGSIGITLGAQDFTAASGSETEDWITLEVPFSSGDATEATIFGSHNGSEGRFDDFEITALSGPALDAAEQAAAGPVTYATIPGACERMSQLGVSSARDDGTHDGHGPELTIDGSFQPESRWSSKLEGKELVIDMGMPQTLKEIGIAFYKGNERQNFFALETSVNGTDFTPLMGRTASSGTTTAIERFDFDDRVARHIKLIGLGNASNEWNSVLEIQPWGCGMGEIAPTGDGSDAAEVAGISAYGLATGKPPAANFDLTNWKITLPVDEDGDGRADEISETLLANGWSDERYFYTDPVTGGMVFRVVGTGATTQNSSYSRAELREMLRGGDESIATRNEDGTPTANNWVLSSAPPEAQAAAGGVDGTMTATLAVNQVTRMGEGSRVGRVIIGQIHAKDGEPIRLYYRKLPTNKYGSVYYIHEREGRDDIYVPLIGDRSDFAENPADGIALDERFSYEIRVSGKEVDGTVHPILDVSITRDDGTTVSAPPLDMSDSDYSIAEEFMYFKAGAYSQNNSSPWPERDFDQVTFFALEARH, encoded by the coding sequence ATGCGATTCGGTCCTACACCCGCCGTTGTTCTGGCCCTCTGCGCCGCTGCGCCCGCAGCCACCGCGCAGGACCTCATCACCAACCCATCCTTCGAGCACGGCTGGAGCGGCTGGCAGGATGTCGATCCCGACAAGGACGCCACCTCCATCTCCGGCCACGCCCGGACCGGCGAGAAATCCGCCAAGATCAGCAAGGCCACCGGCCGGTTCGAACAGCAGATCACCCTGGCGCCGGGCAGCGACTACATGCTTCGGGCCGCCGTGAAGGGGCCGGGGAGCATCGGCATCACGCTGGGCGCACAGGATTTCACCGCCGCCTCCGGCTCCGAAACCGAAGACTGGATCACCCTCGAGGTGCCGTTCTCGTCGGGCGACGCCACCGAGGCCACGATCTTCGGCAGCCACAACGGCAGCGAGGGCCGCTTCGACGACTTCGAGATCACCGCCCTCTCCGGCCCGGCGCTCGACGCCGCCGAGCAGGCCGCCGCCGGCCCCGTCACCTACGCCACCATCCCCGGTGCATGCGAGCGCATGAGCCAGCTCGGGGTCTCCTCTGCCCGCGATGACGGCACCCACGACGGCCACGGCCCCGAGCTCACCATCGACGGGTCCTTTCAGCCCGAGTCGCGCTGGTCGTCCAAGCTCGAGGGCAAGGAACTGGTGATCGACATGGGCATGCCGCAAACCCTCAAGGAAATCGGCATCGCCTTCTACAAGGGCAACGAGCGGCAAAACTTCTTTGCCCTCGAAACCTCCGTCAACGGCACCGATTTCACCCCGCTGATGGGGCGCACCGCCTCCAGCGGCACCACCACCGCCATCGAGCGGTTCGACTTCGATGATCGCGTGGCCCGCCACATCAAGCTGATCGGCCTGGGAAATGCCTCCAACGAGTGGAACAGCGTGCTCGAGATCCAGCCGTGGGGCTGCGGCATGGGCGAGATCGCCCCGACCGGCGACGGCTCCGACGCCGCCGAGGTGGCCGGCATCAGCGCCTATGGCCTCGCCACCGGCAAGCCGCCCGCCGCCAACTTCGACCTCACCAACTGGAAGATCACCCTCCCCGTCGATGAAGACGGCGATGGCCGCGCCGATGAGATCTCCGAAACGCTCCTGGCCAATGGCTGGTCCGACGAGCGTTATTTCTACACCGATCCGGTGACCGGCGGCATGGTCTTCCGTGTCGTCGGCACCGGCGCCACCACGCAAAACTCCAGCTACTCCCGCGCCGAACTGCGCGAGATGCTGCGCGGCGGCGACGAGAGCATCGCCACCCGCAACGAGGACGGCACGCCGACGGCCAACAACTGGGTCCTCTCATCCGCCCCGCCCGAGGCACAGGCCGCGGCCGGCGGCGTTGACGGCACCATGACGGCCACGCTCGCCGTCAACCAGGTCACCCGCATGGGCGAGGGTTCGCGCGTGGGCCGTGTCATCATCGGCCAGATCCACGCCAAGGACGGCGAACCGATCCGGCTCTACTACCGCAAGCTGCCCACCAACAAATACGGGTCGGTCTACTATATCCACGAGCGCGAAGGCCGCGACGACATCTACGTGCCGCTCATCGGAGACCGCAGCGACTTCGCCGAGAACCCCGCCGACGGCATCGCGCTCGACGAGCGGTTCTCCTACGAGATCCGCGTCTCGGGCAAGGAGGTGGACGGCACCGTGCACCCGATCCTCGATGTCTCCATCACCCGCGATGATGGCACCACGGTCAGCGCGCCCCCGCTCGACATGTCAGACAGCGACTACTCCATCGCCGAGGAGTTCATGTACTTCAAGGCCGGGGCCTACTCGCAGAACAACAGCTCTCCCTGGCCCGAGCGCGACTTCGATCAGGTCACGTTCTTCGCACTGGAGGCCCGGCACTGA
- a CDS encoding aspartate kinase gives MPLLVMKFGGTSVANTDRIRRAAKRVGREVANGYDVIVIVSAMSGETNKLVGYVEETSQLYDAREYDAVVSSGEQVTAGLMALTLQEMDVPARSWQGWQVPLRTTNAHAAARIVEIPTENIMAKFAEGMKVAVVAGFQGIGPDGRITTLGRGGSDTTAVAFAAAFEAERCDIYTDVDGVYTTDPRITSKARKLEKVAFEEMLELASLGAKVLQTRSVELAMRYNVRLRVLSSFEEQSDEAGTLICAEEDIVESKAVNGVAASREEAKMTLISVADRPGIAAAIFGPLSEAGVNVDMIVQNISEEGRTDMTFSCPINQVARAEKALNDVKEKGGLNFREIVADTDVAKISVVGIGMRSQSGVAAKMFKTLSDEGINIKVIATSEIKISVLIDRKYTELAVQALHDAFELEKA, from the coding sequence ATGCCCCTTCTGGTGATGAAATTCGGCGGCACCTCCGTCGCCAACACCGACCGCATCCGCCGCGCCGCAAAGCGCGTGGGCCGCGAGGTCGCCAATGGCTATGACGTCATCGTCATCGTTTCGGCCATGTCGGGCGAAACCAACAAGCTCGTGGGCTATGTCGAGGAAACCTCGCAGCTCTACGATGCCCGCGAGTATGACGCGGTTGTGAGCTCCGGCGAGCAGGTGACGGCCGGCCTGATGGCACTGACCTTGCAGGAAATGGACGTGCCCGCCCGCAGCTGGCAGGGCTGGCAGGTGCCGCTGCGCACCACCAACGCCCATGCCGCCGCCCGGATCGTCGAGATCCCGACCGAGAACATCATGGCCAAGTTCGCCGAGGGCATGAAGGTGGCCGTGGTCGCAGGCTTCCAGGGCATCGGCCCGGATGGCCGCATCACCACCCTGGGCCGGGGCGGCTCCGACACCACCGCCGTGGCCTTCGCCGCCGCCTTCGAGGCCGAGCGCTGCGACATCTACACCGATGTCGACGGCGTCTACACCACCGACCCCCGCATCACCTCCAAGGCCCGCAAGCTCGAGAAGGTGGCCTTCGAGGAAATGCTGGAGCTCGCCTCGCTGGGCGCCAAGGTGCTGCAAACCCGCTCCGTCGAGCTGGCCATGCGCTACAACGTGCGCCTGCGGGTGCTGTCGAGTTTCGAAGAACAATCCGATGAAGCGGGCACGCTGATCTGTGCCGAGGAGGATATCGTGGAAAGCAAAGCCGTGAACGGCGTGGCCGCAAGCCGCGAAGAAGCCAAGATGACCCTGATCTCCGTGGCCGACCGGCCCGGCATCGCGGCGGCGATCTTCGGCCCGCTCTCCGAGGCCGGCGTGAACGTCGACATGATCGTGCAGAACATCTCCGAGGAAGGTCGCACCGACATGACCTTCTCCTGCCCGATCAACCAGGTCGCCCGCGCCGAGAAGGCGCTGAACGACGTGAAGGAGAAGGGCGGCCTGAACTTCCGCGAGATCGTCGCCGATACCGACGTCGCCAAGATCTCCGTGGTGGGCATCGGCATGCGCTCGCAGTCCGGTGTCGCCGCCAAGATGTTCAAGACCCTCTCCGACGAGGGCATCAACATCAAGGTCATCGCCACCTCCGAGATCAAGATCTCCGTGCTGATCGACCGCAAGTACACCGAACTGGCGGTCCAAGCCCTGCACGACGCCTTCGAGCTGGAAAAGGCCTGA
- a CDS encoding flavin reductase family protein, with product MFYTPEDGHGLPHNPFNAIVSPRPIGWISSRGAEGHDNLAPYSFFNAIAYVPPQVMFCSTGTKDSLMNIRETGVFCVNIVEAAARDVMNATSAAHLPTVDEFEKAGIEKAECDTIVCPRVAHAPANLECRVVQLVQLKGKDNHMVIGEVTGVHIRDDCLKDGRFDVTTFQPLSRLGYRDYAVVENVFELSRPDD from the coding sequence ATGTTCTATACCCCCGAAGATGGCCACGGCCTGCCGCACAACCCCTTCAACGCCATCGTCTCGCCCCGGCCCATCGGCTGGATCAGCTCGCGCGGGGCCGAAGGACACGACAACCTCGCCCCCTATTCCTTCTTCAACGCCATCGCCTATGTGCCGCCGCAGGTGATGTTCTGCTCCACCGGCACCAAGGACTCGCTGATGAACATCCGCGAGACCGGCGTGTTCTGCGTGAACATCGTCGAGGCCGCCGCGCGCGACGTGATGAACGCCACCTCCGCCGCCCACCTGCCCACGGTGGACGAGTTCGAGAAGGCCGGCATCGAGAAGGCCGAGTGCGACACCATCGTCTGCCCCCGCGTCGCCCACGCGCCCGCCAACCTCGAATGCCGGGTGGTCCAGCTCGTCCAGCTCAAGGGCAAGGACAACCACATGGTCATCGGCGAGGTGACCGGCGTGCATATCCGCGACGACTGCCTGAAGGACGGCCGCTTCGACGTGACCACCTTCCAGCCGCTCTCCCGCCTGGGCTACCGCGACTATGCCGTGGTGGAGAACGTCTTCGAACTGAGCCGCCCCGACGACTGA
- the ptsP gene encoding phosphoenolpyruvate--protein phosphotransferase — MPDSNQPGSRRLLKRLRETLSEAGEGQERLDAITTLIAAEMGTHVCSIYLFRDADTLELCATEGLKPESVHQTRMRLGEGLVGRVALRTTPINTANAPAEHGFRYMPETGEERYSAFLGVPIQRLGERLGVLVVQSREARAYSDDDVYGLEVVAMVLAEMAELGVFQSSADGLQARHTHPVMFRGGVGQEGAAEGRVYLHEPRVVVLNPIADDAEAEVVRLREAVDKLRYSVDEMLSSAPLAEGDQRKVLEAYRMFANSKGWLKRMEEDIGRGLSAEAAVEKEQSAARARMEQVPDAYLRERLHDLDDLSNRLLRLLTGQGQDDGSEMPANPVLVARNIGPGELLAYGRKLRAIVLEEGSVGSHAAIVARALAIPLVIHAIRITTEALNGDPILVDGDQGVVHLRPEDNVANAFRDKIAMRAKAVERYASIRDLPATDKSGATVALHMNAGLMADLPSLPSSGAEGVGLFRTELQFLVRNQVPRRGELAALYSRVLDAAQGKRVAFRTLDIGSDKVLPYMKRQDEPNPAMGWRAIRVGLDKAGVMRMQLQALIRASCGRPLSVMFPFVAQLSEFTEARDHLMRELDREDRLGHTLPESVEVGAMLETPSLAYAPQKFFELADFISIGGNDLKQFFFAADRENERVRNRYDCLNVSFLSFLEWIAMRCDATETPVSFCGEDAGRPLEAACFSAIGLRALSMRPASIGAVKSLLRRIDLSDLRKVIEKARADGEQSVRARAEAWLLDNTDPE; from the coding sequence ATGCCAGACAGTAACCAACCCGGCAGCCGGCGCTTGCTCAAGCGCCTGCGCGAAACTCTCTCCGAGGCCGGAGAGGGGCAGGAACGGCTGGACGCGATCACCACGCTGATCGCCGCCGAGATGGGCACCCACGTCTGCTCGATCTACCTGTTCCGCGACGCCGACACGCTCGAACTCTGCGCCACCGAGGGCCTCAAGCCCGAGTCGGTCCACCAGACCCGGATGCGGCTGGGCGAGGGCCTCGTCGGCCGCGTCGCCCTGCGAACCACCCCGATCAACACCGCCAACGCCCCCGCCGAGCACGGCTTCCGCTACATGCCCGAAACCGGGGAAGAGCGGTATTCCGCCTTTCTCGGCGTGCCGATCCAACGGCTGGGCGAGCGGCTGGGCGTGCTCGTGGTGCAAAGCCGAGAGGCCCGCGCCTATTCCGACGACGATGTCTATGGCCTCGAGGTGGTCGCCATGGTGCTGGCCGAGATGGCCGAGCTGGGCGTGTTCCAGAGTTCGGCCGACGGGCTTCAGGCGCGCCATACCCACCCGGTGATGTTTCGGGGCGGCGTCGGGCAGGAGGGGGCGGCCGAAGGCCGGGTCTACCTGCACGAGCCCCGCGTGGTGGTGCTGAACCCGATCGCCGACGATGCCGAGGCCGAGGTGGTCCGCCTGCGCGAGGCGGTCGACAAGCTGCGCTACTCGGTCGACGAGATGCTGTCTTCGGCGCCGCTGGCCGAGGGCGACCAGCGCAAGGTGCTCGAGGCCTACCGGATGTTCGCCAACTCCAAGGGCTGGCTGAAGCGGATGGAAGAGGATATCGGCCGCGGCCTCTCTGCCGAAGCGGCAGTGGAAAAGGAGCAATCGGCGGCCCGCGCCCGGATGGAGCAAGTGCCCGACGCCTACCTCCGCGAGCGCCTGCACGACCTGGACGACCTGTCGAACCGCCTGTTGCGCCTGCTCACCGGCCAGGGCCAGGACGACGGCTCGGAGATGCCCGCCAACCCGGTGCTGGTGGCCCGCAACATCGGCCCCGGCGAGCTTCTGGCCTATGGCCGCAAGCTGCGGGCGATCGTGCTCGAGGAAGGCTCGGTCGGGAGCCACGCCGCCATCGTGGCGCGGGCCCTGGCGATCCCGCTGGTGATCCACGCCATCCGCATCACCACAGAGGCGCTCAACGGCGACCCGATCCTGGTAGACGGCGACCAGGGCGTCGTTCACCTGCGGCCAGAGGACAACGTCGCCAATGCCTTCCGCGACAAGATCGCCATGCGCGCCAAGGCCGTCGAACGCTACGCCTCGATCCGCGACCTGCCCGCCACCGACAAGTCGGGCGCCACTGTCGCGCTGCACATGAACGCAGGCCTGATGGCCGACCTGCCCTCCCTGCCCTCCTCGGGTGCCGAAGGTGTGGGCCTGTTCCGCACCGAGCTGCAGTTTCTCGTCCGCAACCAGGTGCCGCGCCGGGGCGAGCTGGCCGCGCTCTACTCCCGCGTGCTCGACGCGGCGCAGGGCAAGCGGGTGGCCTTCCGCACGCTCGACATCGGCTCCGACAAGGTGCTGCCCTACATGAAGCGGCAGGACGAGCCCAACCCGGCGATGGGCTGGCGGGCGATCCGCGTGGGGCTCGACAAGGCCGGCGTGATGCGGATGCAGCTCCAGGCCCTGATCCGCGCCTCCTGCGGGCGGCCGCTCTCGGTCATGTTTCCGTTCGTCGCGCAGCTGTCGGAGTTCACCGAGGCGCGCGACCACCTGATGCGCGAGCTCGACCGCGAAGACAGGCTCGGCCACACCTTGCCCGAGAGCGTCGAGGTCGGCGCCATGCTGGAGACACCCTCGCTCGCCTACGCGCCGCAGAAGTTCTTCGAGCTGGCCGATTTCATCTCCATCGGCGGCAACGACCTCAAGCAGTTCTTCTTCGCCGCCGACCGCGAGAACGAGCGGGTCCGCAACCGCTACGACTGCCTCAACGTGTCGTTCCTGAGCTTCCTCGAATGGATCGCCATGCGCTGCGACGCCACCGAAACGCCGGTCAGCTTCTGCGGCGAGGATGCCGGCCGCCCGCTGGAGGCCGCCTGCTTCTCGGCGATCGGGCTGCGCGCCCTCTCGATGCGCCCCGCCTCCATAGGCGCGGTCAAGTCGCTCCTGCGCCGGATCGACCTGTCCGATCTGAGGAAGGTAATCGAGAAGGCCCGTGCCGACGGCGAGCAATCGGTTCGGGCCCGCGCCGAGGCCTGGCTGCTCGACAACACCGACCCGGAATAG